One Neoarius graeffei isolate fNeoGra1 chromosome 19, fNeoGra1.pri, whole genome shotgun sequence genomic region harbors:
- the LOC132868003 gene encoding IgGFc-binding protein-like — protein sequence MVKTAGADKTLTEFTIINKNKIDHTGLGAYINTVTIKFHQHEITIVQHDYNKVIVDGKKSALPVDLDSKSVTIIQSGNKGILKTDFGLEVTFDWAAFFNVTVSSSYFDNIVGMCGTYSDNREDDFVTPDGVAVKDNTEWGQSWSVPSNDPDCWYFLSCSEEEKRRYSGPEFCGLLEDETGPFANCKSTIQLNQLKYRCLLNVCLNHGKHADYCKALTSYSNICKWANTAVSPNWRKMTNC from the exons ATGGTTAAGACGGCAGGTGCAGACAAAACCCTCACAGAGTTCACCATCATTAACAAGAACAAAATCGACCACACTGGATTGGGTGCTTACATAAACACAGTCACCATAAAGTTCCACCAGCATGAAATCACCATTGTTCAGCATGACTACAACAAAGTGATA GTTGATGGGAAAAAATCAGCCTTGCCTGTGGATCTGGACTCTAAGAGTGTCACGATAATTCAATCAGGAAATAAGGGAATCCTGAAGACAGACTTTGGTTTGGAGGTCACATTTGACTGGGCCGCGTTCTTCAACGTGACCGTATCCAGTAGCTACTTTGATAACATCGTGGGCATGTGTGGAACCTACAGTGACAACCGTGAGGATGACTTTGTCACACCAGATGGTGTTGCTGTCAAAGACAACACAGAATGGGGGCAGTCATGGAGCGTTCCCAGTAATGACCCTGATTGCTGGTACTTTCTGTCATGCTCTGAAGAGGAGAAGCGCCGGTATAGTGGCCCGGAGTTCTGTGGCTTGCTAGAAGACGAAACCGGGCCTTTCGCTAACTGTAAGAGTACGATTCAATTAAACCAGCTAAAATACAGGTGTCTCCTTAATGTATGTCTCAATCACGGAAAGCATGCTGACTACTGCAAAGCCTTGACCTCTTATTCAAACATTTGCAAATGGGCAAATACGGCTGTGTCACCAAACTGGAGGAAGATGACTAACTGCT AG